The following coding sequences lie in one Acropora palmata chromosome 3, jaAcrPala1.3, whole genome shotgun sequence genomic window:
- the LOC141877290 gene encoding nuclear factor NF-kappa-B p105 subunit-like has translation MATNSEQQVNATLTDSLLMDVLNPGYLPDISALQVPTGSYQGPYLEILEQPKQRGFRFRYPCEGPSHGGLPGEYSEKGKKSYPSVQLCNYKGPARIVVSLVTCDENPMPHAHSLIGKNASSGVVTVQIGPEQGMTASFPNLGIQHVTKKNVGYVLMDRYLKMQMLHTATLNALTTDPRVFDIGAMVDEATADGDRGEFDKQIADTIAEEEASKVRSLVEKQKNSMNLSVVRLCFQAYLPDDNGCFTKALPPCFSRSVYDSKAPSAANLKICRMDRNSGCVTGNDEVYLLCDKVQKDDIAVVFYEIDENGKRSWEGLGLFAPTDVHRQVAIVFKTPAYWNIAVERPVKVHLELRRKSDDETSDPVEFTYQPQMFDKEQIGSKRRKKIPHFSDYFKDGSGGGDPPTAGGGGGGGFSFPTFMFPGLLSFQQNPGTSQSSYQGGAGTSQEGEANESGQRQDKELSLTELAWNVAAICAAAVRDYAASGDMRYLLAVQRHLTAVQDDNGDTALHLAVINSQQEVIHCLVDVMAGLPESFVNEYNFLRQTPLHLAVITKQPRALDCLIKAGANPRLRDRHGNTAVHIACSYGDATSLKALLHYDVSKMVLNWQNYQGLTPVHLAVLCGSKDVLKLLRSAGANMSSQDGTSGKTPLHLSVEQDNLSLSGFLILEANCDVDASTFDGNTPLHLAAGLGLKGHTALLVAAGADTTFPNSEDETAFDLANVAEVQEILDEDEAPSADPVEELETGVISIRLGKGDLDQLDPYVRRKMAQRLDPSTGADWRDLARRLGLGTLANAFAIQSSPTVQVLAHFEAADGTMEKLREVLYDMRRGDVLEILDQESRHDSGFDSGFGSQSLSINRSEGGTSSGAHSSDVASRSSLSKDFHKLESSQESAKTRPLLQQQHVF, from the exons GCCCTTATTTAGAAATTTTGGAGCAACCCAAACAG AGAGGGTTTCGCTTCCGTTACCCATGTGAGGGTCCTTCCCATGGAGGTTTACCTGGAGAGTACtctgaaaaaggcaaaaagtcATACCCATCTGTGCAGCTATGCAACTATAAAGGGCCTGCACGCATCGTCGTATCACTGGTTACTTGTGATGAAAATCCAATGCCTCACGCTCATAGTTTGATTGGCAAGAATGCATCCAGTGGGGTTGTTACAGTACAGATTGGACCTGAACAGGGGATGACAGCAAG TTTCCCAAATCTTGGTATTCAACAtgttacaaagaaaaatgtggGCTACGTGTTGATGGACAGATACCTCAAAATGCAGATGTTACACACAGCCACTTTGAATGCGCTGACAACTGATCCTAGAGTCTTTGATATCGGGGCAATGGTAGATGAAGCAACAGCTGATGGCGAccgaggagaatttgacaaaCAGATTGCAGATACCATTGCTG AGGAGGAAGCATCAAAGGTTCGAAGTTTGGtagagaaacagaaaaattccATGAATCTAAGTGTTGTGCGGCTGTGCTTTCAAGCCTACCTTCCAGATGATAATGGCTGTTTTACAAAAGCCCTGCCTCCTTGCTTCTCTCGAAGCGTGTATGACTCAA AGGCACCATCAGCTGCAAATTTGAAGATTTGTCGTATGGATCGCAATTCTGGTTGTGTGACAGGAAATGATGAAGTTTACCTTCTTTGTGACAAGGTTCAGAAAG ATGATATAGCTGTTGTGTTCTATGAGATAGATGAAAATGGCAAGAGAAGTTGGGAAGGCCTAGGGCTTTTTGCGCCCACAGATGTTCACCGTCAG GTTGCCATTGTGTTCAAAACACCTGCTTACTGGAATATTGCTGTTGAGAGACCAGTCAAAGTGCATCTCGAATTGAGGCGAAAGTCTGATGATGAAACAAGTGACCCTGTGGAATTCACATACCAACCACAAATGTTTG ATAAAGAGCAAATTGGTTCTAAACGAAGAAAAAAGATCCCTCATTTCTCGGATTATTTTAAAGATGGCAGCGGTGGTGGGGACCCCCCTACAGCAGGTGGAGGAGGGGGAGGAGGGTTTAGTTTCCCTACTTTCATGTTTCCAGGATTATTGTCCTTTCAGCAAAACCCAGGCACATCTCAGTCCTCTTATCAAG gaGGTGCTGGTACATCTCAAGAGGGCGAAGCCAATGAATCTGGACAAAGGCAGGACAAAG AGCTGTCGCTCACGGAATTGGCATGGAATGTTGCAGCGATTTGTGCTGCTGCGGTACGGGATTATGCTGCCTCCGGTGACATGAGATACCTCCTTGCTGTTCAACGGCATCTGACAGCAGTTCAAGATGATAATGGAGATAC GGCGCTTCATCTTGCTGTCATTAATTCGCAACAAGAGGTCATCCATTGCCTCGTCGATGTCATGGCTGGTCTTCCAGAGTCTTTTGTCAATGAATATAACTTCTTGAGACAA aCCCCCTTACACCTTGCTGTCATTACAAAACAACCACGTGCTCTGGACTGTCTCATAAAGGCCGGTGCGAATCCCAGGTTACGTGATCGCCACGGCAACACCGCTGTTCACATTGCTTGCAGCTATGGTGATGCTACCTCTCTTAAAGCTCTGTTGCATTACGATGTTTCAAAAATGGTGCTGAACTGGCAGAACTACCAAG GCCTCACGCCGGTTCATCTAGCGGTTTTGTGTGGCAGTAAAGATGTTCTGAAACTTTTGCGCTCGGCTGGGGCTAACATGAGTTCTCAG GATGGAACAAGTGGAAAGACTCCTCTCCACCTGTCAGTTGAACAAGATAATTTATCGCTTTCTGGTTTTCTTATCTTGGAG GCAAACTGTGATGTGGATGCGAGTACATTCGATGGCAATACCCCTCTTCACCTTGCTGCTGGACTCGGTCTCAAAGGACACACGGCGCTTCTGGTGGCTGCAGGAGCAGATACAACCTTCCCTAACAGTGAAGACGAAACTGCTTTTGACTTGGCTAATGTGGCTGAG GTCCAGGAAATTTTGGATGAAGATGAAGCACCGAGTGCTGACCCCGTTGAAG AGTTAGAAACTGGTGTGATTAGTATCAGGCTTGGTAAAG GTGATCTGGACCAACTTGATCCATACGTTCGAAGAAAAATGGCGCAGAGGCTTGATCCCAGTACCGGAGCAGACTGGCGTGATTTAGCCAGGAGACTGGGGCTAGGGACACTTGCCAACGCCTTCGCTATCCAGTCCAGTCCAACTGTCCAGGTGTTGGCTCATTTTGAG GCAGCGGATGGTACCATGGAGAAATTGCGTGAAGTCTTGTATGACATGCGCAGAGGCGATGTGTTAGAAATACTTGACCAGGAAAGCAGACACGACTCCGGCTTCGACTCGGGATTTGGGTCTCAATCTCTCTCGATAAACCGGTCAGAAG GTGGCACATCGTCCGGGGCTCACAGCTCTGATGTCGCATCCAGGTCTTCGTTAAGCAAAGATTTCCATAAATTGGAGTCTTCGCAAGAGTCTGCAAAAACTCGCCCACTACTACAACAACAGCATGTGTTTTAA